In Procambarus clarkii isolate CNS0578487 chromosome 36, FALCON_Pclarkii_2.0, whole genome shotgun sequence, one DNA window encodes the following:
- the LOC138371549 gene encoding zonadhesin-like: MIPTYKIQWEIYKVDSNTLLPDKRTLERRAKVEVGNTDKSEDLIPPNAVHSATRPPSRSEVCDFYICQPQFLDYELSAAIPSVSPVVPYQCFSSVSLTEPSVSLTEPSVSLTEPSVSLTGPSVSLTQPSVSLTQPSVSLTEPSVSLTQPSVSLTQPSVPLTRPLVSLTQPSVSLTEPSVSLTEPSVSLTQPSVSLTQPSVPLTWPSVSLTQPSVSLTQPSVSLTQPSVPLTRPSVSLTQPSVSLTQPSVSLTQPSVSLTQPSVPLTQPSVPLTQPSVPLTQPSVSLTQSSVPLTQPSVPLTQPSVPLTQPSVPLTQPSVPLTQPSVPLTQPSYT, translated from the exons ATGATCCCAACGTACAAGATACAATGGGAAATTTATAAAGTGGATTCAAACACACTTTTACCAGATAAGCGAACACTGGAACGAAGAGCAAAAGTGGAAGTTGGAAACACAGATAAATCAGAGGATT TGATCcccccgaacgctgtccactctgcCACGAGGCCTCCAAGCAGGTCTGAGGTCTGTGACTTCTACATCTGCCAACCTCAGTTTCTGGATTATGAACTGTCTGCGGCCATTCCATCAGTTTCTCCCGTTGTCCCATATCAGTGTTTTTCGTCAGTGTCATTAACTGAGCCATCAGTGTCATTAACTGAGCCATCAGTGTCATTAACTGAGCCATCAGTGTCATTAACTGGGCCGTCAGTGTCATTAACTCAGCCATCAGTGTCATTAACTCAGCCATCAGTGTCATTAACTGAGCCATCAGTGTCATTAACTCAGCCATCAGTGTCATTAACTCAGCCATCAGTGCCATTAACTCGGCCATTAGTGTCATTAACTCAGCCATCAGTGTCATTAACTGAGCCATCAGTGTCATTAACTGAGCCATCAGTGTCATTAACTCAGCCATCAGTGTCATTAACTCAGCCATCAGTGCCATTAACTTGGCCATCAGTGTCATTAACTCAGCCATCAGTGTCATTAACTCAACCATCAGTGTCATTAACTCAGCCATCAGTGCCATTAACTCGGCCATCAGTGTCATTAACTCAGCCATCAGTGTCATTAACTCAGCCATCAGTGTCATTAACTCAGCCATCAGTGTCATTAACTCAGCCATCAGTGCCCTTAACTCAGCCATCAGTGCCATTAACTCAGCCATCAGTGCCATTAACTCAGCCATCAGTGTCATTAACTCAGTCATCAGTGCCATTAACTCAGCCATCAGTGCCATTAACTCAGCCATCAGTGCCATTAACTCAGCCATCAGTGCCATTAACTCAGCCATCAGTGCCATTAACTCAGCCATCAGTGCCATTAACTCAGCCATCATATACTTAG